Part of the Henckelia pumila isolate YLH828 chromosome 2, ASM3356847v2, whole genome shotgun sequence genome is shown below.
CCATTTTCAGGCTTGTAAGAAACTCAACAGAATTGAGCTCGCAGACTGTGAGATCTACGCTTCTTGCGAGCCATGCCCTATGTGCTTTGGTGCTATCCATCTTTCAAGAATCAAGGTTCATTGTTCAATCTCACTTTCACTTTCTCTCTCTACCTCTCCACTTTTTATTTTCTGCGcttatttcttcttcttcagaggTTGGTATACGGAGCTAAAGCTGAAGCTGCTATTGCCATTGGGTTTGATGACTTCATTGCTGATGCATTAAGGGGCACTGGATTTTACCAGAAGTCTCAGATGGAAATCAAAAGAGCTGATGGAAATGAGGCTATCATTGCAGAGCAGGTGTTCGAGAAAACAAAGGCCAAGTTTCAGCTTTACTGAGGGATATCCCCTCGTCTCACTGATGGTTCCCTGCTGTATTTTTAACATCTTTTCCCCTATTAACTGGGACTAATAATTCAAACCTAATTGATTCGACATTGAATTTTTTGGGATGATGAAATTTATCAATCATAAATCTTTTAACATGAATTGGACTTTGTGCTACTATTGAGATGGTCAGGGGCGGAGCCAGAAATAAAGTAAGGGGTGGCTAAATTTGTGAAATATcaatgtatttttaaaatttatatattatatcaaaaataataaatatatatgggTTGGGCTATAATCAATTTGGGCTaaagacataaaaaaaattggtttaaAAAATAAGATATATATCTATATGAGCCAATGTAGCCTAGGCCTGCCACCCTCTCCATCCGCCCTTGCAGGATGGTAATCAAGGCAGTTTTTTCAACCGTTTGTACGAGGTTCGATCAGTAAATTTGGAGTGTTATACGTTCATTTGTGTTTCAGAGTCTTGCCATTTTGCTATAGGAGGGTGTGGTAATGGATGGGTGACCGACGATTTCGGTTGGGAAATTCTAACATGTGAActatgtcaagttataatataattgGACTGAG
Proteins encoded:
- the LOC140883348 gene encoding guanosine deaminase-like, with the translated sequence MEEATVVEAKDGTVSVAAAFAGHQEAVQDRDHKFLTIAVEEAYRGVECGDGGPFGAVVVCNDEVVVSCHNLVLRHTDPTAHAEVTAIREACKKLNRIELADCEIYASCEPCPMCFGAIHLSRIKRLVYGAKAEAAIAIGFDDFIADALRGTGFYQKSQMEIKRADGNEAIIAEQVFEKTKAKFQLY